Genomic DNA from Asterias amurensis chromosome 2, ASM3211899v1:
gaccaattgatctgttatctcatgcatatgttgaaaaaaacaagtgagaaaactggtcaaTTTCAAAAATATTCTTTTCAATTGGTATTTTTGGTTTGTAGCTTTCTCACTTTTACTGAACATCAGGAAAACTATGACGGGACGGAAAGTGACTACAGGAAGCTACATGTATTGCCAATCAGCTTATTAGCTGCATATGACTTGATGGGATTAAAATACAATGCAGTGGATTaaccctcccactgtctgaccatttataataataccaaaagATACAAGACTTTAAGCAGGTCCAGAAAATTGTCAAAACTCTTGAGTCTTGAATCTGCCAAACAAGGGCAAAATATGGGGTGACCATTGCCAGCCAGCCAATCCTGTTGCAACACGCCTGATGTGGTGAATACATCAACACAGTAAATGGATATTTCTGTACACAGTTCCTCCACCATACTGAATCCATGTACTTGAGTTGCTGTTTAAGGTTTGTTTTACCTTACTGAAAACTTTACTTAGTTTAGAGTTGGAGGGCTCTAAATAACCCACAAATATCATAGATTTATAGttaaaatagttttgttttacttcttgAATTTCTTGGTGAAGAATGAGCCCCAACTTCTGGATGGGTTGGTGCTTGACGTTGCTTCTGTCGAGACATCTGGAGATGATGCAGCTATCATATGAAAATAAAGCCATGAATAATATTTGGTAaacaattattcataaatacctcaggcaGTTTCGctatattggtggagagcacgtcacgtgggtgtgtaataaacctttgtttatgaccagtaaaaaatgttgaaacatgggcgtgacatgcgagcgtgcacctgttcttataagacagtttcttcattcctattggtcgagagcaacggctgaaacagttgtgccacatcacgcgatatgcgcgacgcgcacagcattcccttataaggagttgcttACCCGTGggtggcggagggctttaccattttacagctagaggggtgttgtgttgaaagaaatcattgaacaattataatttgtgcacttatttaaatttttgaccaaaaagtgttgatttttttgaccgaaaaggtgtttatgaatgggaatcaaagtgtttgaatcggttttcaactagtcggtaaaattattaagaaccaggcctcgttgggattaaacccctagttgaaaacctcttcaccacacattgattcccttatttaaaccTTCCTACTGTATTGTCTGTCAATTAAATATCAACTTCACCTGGTATTGCAACCTGTAGCAACCAGTGTACTATACCCATAGCAACAGCAACTTCCTAGTACATCCGTCTTGTATGTTTGGgccattataaaacaaatattgactgctttctCTGATGATTTGGTTAAAACTACAACCCAACCCCCTTGTTGTATTGGCTCGATTTGCTAACTTGAGCATAGGGAGAACCCAGTAAAatgctattaatttttttttttacccatacaccgatgtgtgttagcactgtatactcggtactttcccgagttctgtgaacaaaatatcacaggcatgttactcgggtgggattcgaacccatgacccttacAGTTCTAGGGCAGTAAAATGTTCCCAACTGGTAGCAGGTTTCCCCATTACatttgtctttctttatttcCCTTAAGCGCCTTGCATCCTTGGGTAATTTGACGCTAAATAAattcagttattattatttttcgaAAGTGACAAGGATTTGCAGCTCACCAACTTGTTCCTGAAGGTACTCCTCTGCCTGTGTGCATTCAATCAGCTTCAAATGTCTTAGGTTAAGTATAGAGTCAGCTATAATCCGTGCATTATTCCTCTGGTATCCACCTGATGTAACCATTAAGATTGGTATGGGTTTGCTTCGCTTCCGGGCAATCTCAAACACCAGCTGATCTCTCTGTTCAATGCCCTGTAACAATGATGCATGAAGCGGTGGAGCAGTTCAGTTGGCCCCTTTCACAccagagcaatttagcaagggtcccttgctaaattgtagcatggttgtaagattttacaaaatgcacctcgtgtgaaaggattATCATTTttggagtgtccagggtcccttgtcaaatcttgtccaacattgctacattttgtcggaGGTCCAGACCTACGACAAAATCTTACACTAGCGGAAGTTTTAACCAAGGATGTGGGCTACATCATCTTGTGAAAGGAACCCTTGTTTATTGAACGATGTCCTAGGTGAAAATGCCCATACAGCGCATGCTATTGTGGGTGCTACCTTGTCCAACTAATAAGGTGATCAGGATTACCAATTCGACATATCACTCTCATGTCGCACaagggttgttagttttttaactttgcagtgTGAAAGCTCACAAATCAGTCACACACGGTGATAACAAATTAACAATccacaaacataattttgtagcaagggaccctggctacattttcgccgtgtgaaaagggctttatgtCTCAAAGTTGGGCACATCAAGCTGATATTCCTCCTCCTCCTGCAATTTGTTTTACATCATCTTGTGAAGTTTTACACATGTGTAGGTTTATGAATCTTTTCATGCCTAGGTACAGTACAGTGGGGTCTTACCCATCTATCAACCCAACCAATAAGAACCCCAAAAAGGTCCAAAATGCAATAGAAGTAATTGGTTGAAGAaaccaggacagttcttttcagaactgagaaatctCCGAACATCTGATAATAAACTCCGCGTTAGTAGAATAAcaaaagacagttctctaagaacaaattctacctggcaagtagatacacacatgatgttaccgcaaaccaaatatataactGTTTCTTGATTCTCAAATATAAAAGGAAAGGATTAAACAAAACGCTTACCTCTGGTGTAATGGATAATGCCCCCAATGGATCACCTTCTAATATGTCAGTACCAGCGTTGTATACAATTAAATCAGGCAGGAATTCCTCTAAAGCTTGCTTCAAATGTCTGCATcaacaataaataacaacaataaataataagacatttgtaaagcgcctaatgcgaaaagcctctaagcgcataaagagaacaataaaatatacaaagagagaaagatacaaaatacaaacatgtcAGGGAAACAAATCACCAAGGCAGCCTAATTAGCACCATTTCAAACACATGTACACCTTTTGCATGAAAACTTTTCAATAATAAAGaaagtcaacattttaaaaaaatacatacttTTCAACAGCTCTCAGGAATGGACCATTTTCTGTGTACAAATCTAGCTCAACTTTCTTTCTTATTCCTCCTGAAAATTAAAGAATACAGAGTCATCATAATTCAAAGTGTTCAAGTGATATATAAAGGATCAGTGCTACAAGAATAGGATGGTCCGAATgtgtggctacagctatggtTATACATGtaactagggcccaatttcatagagctgctaagcaaaaaaatttgcttagcatgaaatttcttccttgataaaaccaggattaccaaccaaatttccatttgttgcatattgcgtgttactggtattcagctgttgtttgcttatcctgaaaatcacgtggaaatttggttggtaatcctgtttttatcaaggaagaaatttcgtgctaagcaaatttttgtgcttagcagctctatgaaattgggcctagatgtCCATGCCATGATGCGATGAAGAAGAGAATCTACAAATCGCCCTCATATTAACACTTTTGATCGTAACTTCCAAACTGGTCATTTCTCGAACTATAAACCAGTGTACGGGAAAATTCAGCTCAAGAGATGCATTCCTGATATTTGCTACATTAAATTGTTTGATTGTACAAAAAATCTTATTCTttcatgacaaaacatgtctcGGCCGGTGTAAGGTCACAGACGGATGGGAGATTTAACCAAGTCGTAGCGTCCGCACTGgactttctggctcggttaaactgactCGGTCAATCTTCCTTTTGGCAtctttggctcggttaaactacccaCGCGGCGTGGGTAAGCTacctgtcattattattatttagttatttaattttgtgcCATTTTTGTGACTCATCGTTAGTGAGAAAATTATTACTTGGTCTTTAATTTCCTCAAACGCTAATGAACTTCAAACGGAAATCAATCACGATGTTACCCAACCAATTCCTTACAATCTAAACTTACGTTTTGCAAATCCATCATGAGGGTAGATGTTTCTATTAAACATATCGAGGATGTAGACTGTTTCCTGCATGTTCATGAAGTCTCTTTCATGGCCATTGCCTTGATGGGCATCTAGATCAACTATCATCACCTTTGTAGCAAGACCAAGCTCCAAAAGgaactgaaaacaaatatttcaattcattttatttattctggttgtgaagccaaggactctcacaataataataataataattataataatttggggggctaatcatccttactcgcagttaGTAAGAGCTGAATtggcgaaggacgcggctacaatgtgttcgagaagcaggcatgcaagggcgcatttagctgccagccacatcaacccattatgaccacggagcacagccaagatcgaaagtgtttgatttttcccaagggaggaaaaccagataGTCTGGAAAATCCTTGTGGCACAGAAGAGAACCATTGcacaactcacatatggccctggcagGGAATCGAACctgggtcaccttggtgagaggcgagcgctttacgcacaagccaaccatgccacctcagtgaacttaatcactgtactagcaaAGAACCCAACGGAGAGAAGACACAAAaaggaagaagtttcagtttaagatgtcaGAGGAAAACCCAAGAAAATTAATCCAGGAAAACCCAACTCCATTAGGGACTGAAAACTGCCGACTGAACACCAACCCAAAAAGTGTCCCAGGCTGGAACCAAGGTGCCAGAGGTGGAAAGTGAGAAAAGATAATAGAAACATTGGGGTTAGACCATCCTTTCATTCAgtaagcttaaaggaacacgttgccttgaatcggacaaTTGATcgataaaaagcgtttgtaaccgtttgttataaaatccataaatgattggaaagatagtgtaaaggtagaatacaatgatcgacacaaatatgcctcgaaattgcgtggttttccttttacattgtCGACTAaaacagtcggccatttatggaaaactcccatgaatggccgaccgtttttcCTCGGGACATAAAAAGGAAAGTCGTGCattccgaggcatgtttgtgtggatcattatattctacttataaattatctataaccatttgcattttataacaaacggttacaaatcctttccgaagaccaactcgaccgatccaaggcaacgtgttcctttaaaaacacgcatacaaatacttttaaaaacttactaaaaagaaaggaaaacaaattcctAAAAGAAGACCCAACTCATTCCCCTTCACCCTTCCCTTCACATTATTGTTCTCTTTCTTTTGCCATTACTTcaaactattttgtttatcCAAGTGTTATTCCTCACATCAAGTAGTTTTAATTTAGTACCTATGCTCATAACTTTTTCATGGAAATTGAACAATTTGTGTATTTTCAACCATCCAGGTGCAGTatagttttgggttgaacaaagaaaagaagTTGACTGGAGCGAGACATGAACCTGCGACCGCCAGATTAATGTGCTggtgttctaccaactgagctatagcCCTACATATGTTTGCCGTCTCCCGCTTTAGTCCCTATCTGTTTGGAAGGTTCCAGTCGGAGGCCACTCAACCTGCATGTAAAACCAGTGATAACAATTACCGGTAAGTTTGAGATTGACCAGAAAAGCAGTAAGAGAGGGATCACCTTATAAAGTGACTGGCTGAGGGGATattttttgatgaaataaaGAAGTGAGTTGAATTGAAGATTGTGTACTGACCTTGATGGCTAATGTAATGTCTGCATAAGCACAGAAACCGCCTCCCCTCTCACTGGAACAATGATGAAAACCTCCACCTATGTTGATTGCCCAGCCACGCTCAACAGCCAACTTGCCGGCCTGTAGAAtggtaaaaaaacataatttttttttaaagggttttgataccttttgtagatcaagtttggccatgacatgaatccctactcactgcaTGAGACAACATTTTTgtgttacattgttttactcatttctcacaaactacagcactccagcaagtaatatttgaagggaagctttctactatcaatatcttcaaaccgtatatgtttaatgtaaatctgtggacataattgtgttttgtgttgtacaaaaagtagccaaacaCTTTAAAGGGTGTGCCAACATTGATAAGATTAGAAGCATAAATATTATTGAATATGAACATTACTTTGGCCTTGCCTACATGATATGGTCATAGTGGAAAAcaacccttgaaatattttgcttgaaatgctaTATTATATTATGCACAATCCAAAACTTAGTGTCTAAAAAACGAGTTTGCAATTCTttgtatattgttttttttgtaagttttttttaacttatcctttttttttctgagttgCCTGGCTTGGCTGGATGGTGGTTGTATGGTATCCTTCCTGGGGAGGTTGTGTTTGGTCTTGTGGTTGTCCTAGTGGTTGTCTAGAACAAAAAGGTCAGCCACTTTGAAAGTTACTTTTTGTCACTATtggctttccctgccagggttcttgtcttttgttttgcttCTTGCTTTTTGTGTACCACCCCCACTGGAGATTTTTTCCTCTGCCCACGGCCAGGCCGGATTTCTCAGTACTTTGCTTAgtgtttttacatgtttgtgttCTTCTTAAAACTTTTGTATTGCTTGTTCGTGTAAATCTTTTGAGTTGCAATTTTTCAATGAAATTgttcatgtttgctggcaaataaaatgaaatgaaactatAAAGTGTGGGTACTGGGTTATTTGTCATCATTACCAATGTTGGGTGGGTGCTTTAAAGGTAATGAATGGTAGataaatatacattttataacaaaaattaatttcagtctaaaagctcactgattatcaAGTTCATACTAGTAACATTCCTCCAAAGAAATAATTTCCTCTGAAAGCTACTAAGACAGAGTACAGATtggatgatttatttatttattttgtgaaaaaaaagaggcTACAAATAGGCagggacagtgtgaaagtgcgccaGGGTAATAATGGGGACACTAAACTTCTGGGGCCTCTCTGGGGTTAGACAgcgacagtgtgaaagtgcgccaGGGTAATAATGGGGAATCAAAACTTCTGGGACCTCCCTGGGGCTGTACTCCACGGGATACTTTTGTTACCCCTGACCCGCAtgatttgtccttgttttttatCCCTTATGGTTGACGTTCCCATTTGGTTCTGTTTTCCTCCTGCATGCTCCGCCCTCAGCCGCCCTCTTATTGTGTTTATGTTTTGCTTtcgttttctttttcaaataatttatttaagttaatgtaatttaaccttatttattcttttattttattctgtatttattttccttatttcttgctttttcataaatgtttttttcccgttaatgttctgtcttgtgctattgtaacttgattgttgtaccttgtattggtcgaataaataataataataataataataataatatgagatACAGTGTGAACAGGGGTTTGTACTTACCAGGATTGTACCTCCTGCTTGTATTCTAAGTGGCTTCAATACTTTCTTCTGAACTACAACATTTGGAAGAAGAGCCACTGGAGGTATTTCTGTAATACTGGCGACTGTTACACTCCACTGgatgacaataaaataaatttaaaaaaaaaaacaggaaataaGTTACTGAGTGTGGCTTTCCTAAGGTAAGGTATACATTTGGCCACAAAATTGTTAGCCAACAACGGCTttcaatatgcataaaacaacaaacctgtgaaagtatatgagctcaattggtcatcaaagttgcgagagcatgatggaagaaaaaacacagtttttgcacaagttgtgtgctttcagatgcttgatttcgagccaAAATCaaactctgaggtctcaaaatcaagttaaaATGTTCTAGTGTAAAATTAATCCTTTCTCtagaactacattacttcagagggagccgtttctcacaatgttttacactatcaacagctctctattacttgttaccaagtaaggttttatgctaataattattttgagtaataaccaatagtgtccagtggcatTAAAAGGTTTTCTTAAAGTTAAGGCACctttaaatgttattatttgGGTCTGGGAAAATACGGGTTCAAAATGTGAAAGTGTAACCCAAAATAACCAGTGACAAGAATTTTAAAACATGCAACATAAAGTTTGTgccaaattaaaaatataaaatagagGGTCCTAACAAGCTTTATATATCAAGaagttttgaaacaaaataaagcatCTTAAGAAACGGAACCAAGGCCTAATTTCATCGCTCtgtttactgtaagcaaagaatcagcagggaattccgcgcttatgtcaagcgtatGTCACAGGTTAGCAAGGTATTTTCGCTTGTGCGTGGTCAGACTCGACATTACTCTTCACTTACACAGCGAGTCCAGAACACTTAAGTGTAAGCTCAGAATTTGGCGCTAACAaaagccatgacattgggctctggataagcttgggcgatatcggtttattttattcacgatatatcgccgacaatatattgcgatattcgatataatcgcgattaattaaatttgacattatcagtcttcaaactcccagtgaaagttgtagcaaagacagtcatagcataagagaggtgttctataATGACCTAtttttctggttttactccaaagctatggggtgcaagatgtctcagctaggaaatacatcgcgatattgcgatacttagtcgatatcgcgatatatcgccatacatcgatatttcgattaaaaccaaatcaatccgatatcgaaatcgtttccaaattagtattgCAATAatcgataatatcgtggtatcgcccaagcttagctcTGGAATCAAATTAAATCCTAGAAAAATAAAGCTTTGATTCATACAATTTATCTAGTCTGCCATTTGATTTGATACATCAGAATGACAACGCATGCAGAAAGTTTAAGAAGAGatcgaaaaataaaaatttctcTCAGTACACTTTCTATAATTGACAATACATCAAACAAAATGTGGGTGAATTCTCTTTgttcttttcccttttccccaaGAATCATTTGCATtcataaaaaggaaacaaagatGACAATGTTAACAATGTacaaaacaagacaaacaaGAACATTAATACACCATATTGAGTaaattaaacaagtttaaaacgaaacaacaaaacaatgacaacaaaGAAATTATGGATAGCTTTATATCCAGTTTTCTGAATTAacacaaacaacacaaaatctcttgttcattcattcattttaagTTGCTTATTTGTTTCAAATATTAAATTCatgattgaaaaacaaaaaatagtttataaaTTAAGTTAATAAAGCTATATGATTGCCCAGTTTAACTAAAATCTTAAATATCAGCAAGATCAAGTATTAAAGTCAGggaaaggaatatttttttaaagttgctATTAGACTTTACAATTTTGTAATAGAAAAAAGACATGGTGCAACAACCTGTTAATTGTTTAAGTCATGATAAATACAAAATGATCACTTATCAAGTGATATGATGGAGTGATCACTTCCTCACAGCATTTCAAAAATAATAGTTCCCAACCTGTTTGTCCAAATGCAAGCGTGCAACTTTTAAgctgatttattttttaataaagcaTCATAGAATACTGAGAAAAACTGTACAAAggcattttttaaattgtttttatttacattttctgTTTGAAAATGGCTTTGTTTTCCACTTTATTCTGTGAAAGGAACAATCTTCCCCATATCAATTTGACAGCATGTCAAGTTGTAGTTGGGGAATTTTTAAGTGGCCAACCTCACATAGAACAATAACACTACCACGTGAcacattttaaaactaaaagaTTGAACACTGGAAACCAATATGGACAATTTGTGGATGCTTCACAGCGTCATGTCCAAAAGAATGATTCCCAACCACAGTTTGTCCAATGGACTATAAGGTTTGTGTCTACACGGACTCGTACAAAGGACGAAAGAAACCCCCTATGTGCCATCATAAGATTGACTTCCATTACATCAAAAACAGTGCTCCTGCTAAACAAACACAGAATAAGAAACCTAACACGAACATTGTGTATACTGTCAAAGGTTTCACTAACACAGTTCAAACGTTGTGTAGGAGAAGTTGCATGCAGAAGTTGGAAATACTTTTTACTGAGCTCTGTTTTTTACTGTGACTGTCTCAGTAACAGCCAcagcaacctcgttcccaggggtaaCCAATCTCGCCACACttttttccccagcatgccttgctcatAACCCCCTGGAATTGGttcattcatacatgtatgttctaGAGTCTAGCACAATACAATTAGGCCTGTGGCTGACCCACTGTCGCGCCCACTCATAGTACGGTAACCTGCAAAAGAGGCATCAAGTCAAAGAGAGACTGGTCCCTTCTCATTCTTCTTTGATATTGTGATATGTCtaactgtgtacatgtatgcattttaGGGTGACTGTGTaaaaacatgattcatttgaaatgaaatcacATTATAATTCTTGCATTTTGACACGCGCATACTAGTAGTTCTAGGGGCGCCATACAAGTGCTCAAAAGAGGTTTAATAAGCGTGCATGTGATGTAGTCACTTTTGGGAGCCAATCAGCATTATTGTGATCCCTACCCGGGTTTAGTGACGGGCGGTAGGTTGATAAGGCGCGCTGCCAATGGTAGTGGATCTGCAGCCACAGGTCTTTCCTGCCCCAGTTTGACTTTGAATACATATGCTCTTTTGATTTTAGGAGTCACTACTTTTACAAAGAGCACATTCTGTACTTCAATCATAATGGGAAAAGGAAgggaaagagaaaacaaacaggTCTTGCACCAAGTCTATGTTAATGAGCCATACACTGACAATGAAAAGGAGGACAGACTCTGCACCAGACACTATAAAGGGGAGATGGACAAATACCTCAGGGATAGCTACAGCAATGTTTTCCTGTTgaagcaaaataaataataaaaaacagaaaCAGAGTGTCAGCCATTTGAAGTGAATGAAACAACCTGaaggtaaaacattgtgaatgaGTGCAACCAATAATCACACAACCCTTctctgatgtacatgtatgatgtattGTTCTTGGGGTGGTCTTTCAAAATCAATCACAGAAACAGTAAATTGAACTTAAGCTTTGTTGTATAACAAAATTCAGTCGAGCTGATTTTTATAAGAGTCCATTTGGTTTTGTTGAGTAATTTTTGTTACGAAAATGTTAAATGAGAATACCTTTGTTGCACATGTGAAGAGGGATaaagtttgttcacaaactatGTCTAACAGACAGgtatagtttaaaacaaaatagggCAAGTACTTTGGTTTAAGATTCCATTTTTTAGTAAAGtattttctgaatttgaaaGATAGTTTATAACCAACtaacatcaaaaacaaacatactGGACAAATTTCAATGCATTTAAATAAACATTATAAATAGGTCTGAGAGTCTGAGACTTGGTTCTGAGAGTCTGAGACTCAGTTCTGAGACCAGTTAGAACTCAGTTCTGAGAGTCAGAAACTTAGTTCTAGGAATCTGATACTCGGTTCTAAGAGTCTGAGACTCAGTTCTGAGTCTGAAATTCAGTTCTGAGAGTCTGAGACTTGGTTCCGAGTCTATTACTTAGTTCTGAGAGCCTTAGACTTGGTTATGATAATCAGAGACTTAGTTCTGAGGTTCTGTGACTCAGTTCTGAGGTTCTGTGACTCAGTTCTGAGAGACTGTGACTCAGTTCTGAGAGACTGTGACTCAGTTCTGAGAGACTGTGACTCAGTTCTGAGAGACTGTGACTCAGTTCTGAGAGACTGTGACTCAGTTCTGAGAGACTGTGACTCAGTTCTGAGAGACTGTGACTCAGTTCTGAGAGACTGTGACTCAGTTCTGAGAGACTGTGACTCAGTTCTGAGAGACTGTGACTCAGTTCTGAGAGACTGTGACTCAGTTCTGAGAGACTGTGACTCAGTTCTGAGTCTGAAACTTAGTACTTAGTCTTGTTTGAGTGTATATAGAATATAGATTGCATCATGATGGATAAGTTTTGTCAACATTGCAAGCTTGTACCTACCCATAATAATAAAGCCCAAAATACTTCTTCTGGCTTATTAGTACCATCCCACAGTGAAGGGGTTGAGAGGGTCTCATGCTCAATACAAACAAGACACAAACACATAGATTTGGAATCTAGTTTGCATATCCACAGCCCAAGTGGACATTTCAATGATCTGCTTACTTGCTTCAAATTGCAAATAATGTCTAAATATTATTTCCAACTTGATTATTTCATCCCACTAACATTCACCATGAATATAGATTTGTTTACCTGCCCTAGCTGAACACTTCTTATTATTGGAAAAATAACCTATCAGGGTTCTcccaagattttttttaaaaactgttgggcattctggacccaaaatagtttttgttaGAGCAAATCACGGTGGATTAAAACAAGGTATTCTGAATGGTTtcaacttggtgtttatcttggttttaaaacaCCTAACGAGTGTGCAATCTTGAGCATTCTATTTCTTTTCTTCGCGTAGTGGCATGCAATTTACAAGTATCGGTCGATACGCAACATGTAGCTTTTGCACAGGGGAAGACCATGCTATTAATATTCTTTTGATGTCAGGTCAAGCCTAAATCTCACCCAGTGGTGTGTTGTATATGTGTAAAAATTTTGTTT
This window encodes:
- the LOC139954267 gene encoding histone deacetylase 11-like isoform X2, producing the protein METEDDHISTSKDEKESADKDDLSGKSSDHSKEEPPGPGSSHMEDCPNAKTNDLKQPHKTTLFVPVKETQWPIVYSPDYNIGFLGLEKLHPFDSGKWGKVFNHLKEAGMINDETIVRPLEATEDDLLVAHTKKYLDSLRWSVTVASITEIPPVALLPNVVVQKKVLKPLRIQAGGTILAGKLAVERGWAINIGGGFHHCSSERGGGFCAYADITLAIKFLLELGLATKVMIVDLDAHQGNGHERDFMNMQETVYILDMFNRNIYPHDGFAKRGIRKKVELDLYTENGPFLRAVEKHLKQALEEFLPDLIVYNAGTDILEGDPLGALSITPEGIEQRDQLVFEIARKRSKPIPILMVTSGGYQRNNARIIADSILNLRHLKLIECTQAEEYLQEQVAASSPDVSTEATSSTNPSRSWGSFFTKKFKK
- the LOC139954267 gene encoding histone deacetylase 11-like isoform X1; translated protein: METEDDHISTSKDEKESADKDDLSGKSSDHSKEEPPGPGSSHMEDCPNAKTNDLKQPHKTTLFVPVKETQWPIVYSPDYNIGFLGLEKLHPFDSGKWGKVFNHLKEAGMINDETIVRPLEATEDDLLVAHTKKYLDSLRENIAVAIPEWSVTVASITEIPPVALLPNVVVQKKVLKPLRIQAGGTILAGKLAVERGWAINIGGGFHHCSSERGGGFCAYADITLAIKFLLELGLATKVMIVDLDAHQGNGHERDFMNMQETVYILDMFNRNIYPHDGFAKRGIRKKVELDLYTENGPFLRAVEKHLKQALEEFLPDLIVYNAGTDILEGDPLGALSITPEGIEQRDQLVFEIARKRSKPIPILMVTSGGYQRNNARIIADSILNLRHLKLIECTQAEEYLQEQVAASSPDVSTEATSSTNPSRSWGSFFTKKFKK